ATGAGCCCCAGCGCGTGCGCCACCACCGGATCGTGCGTGCCGTGCGCGATGAAAATCGGCAGATTGCGATTTTCCGCGCTGCATTCCGCTGCGGTTTTTTCCGCGAGCGGCAGATAACTCGACAGCGCGATAATGCCGCCGAGTTTGCCGCTGTGGCGCACGCCGCCGCTGAGCACGATCGCGCCGCCTTGCGAGAAACCGGCGAGCAGAACATGCGCTGGCGCGATGCCGCGATCGTGTTCGCGCGTTATCAATTCCTCCAGCAGTTTTATCGATGCGCGGATGCCGACTTCATCCTGCTTCTGCGCGATTTCCTGGCCGGAAATGTCGTACCACGCCGGCATGCGCATGCCGCCGTTGATCGTGATCGCGCGCTCCGGTGCGTGCGGAAAAACAAAACGCAGCGGCGGCCACGCCGGATCGACCAGCTCGGGCACGATCGGCTCGAAATCGTGACCGTTCGCGCCGAGACCGTGCAGCC
The sequence above is drawn from the Pseudolysobacter antarcticus genome and encodes:
- a CDS encoding alpha/beta hydrolase; translated protein: MALPCVEIETAAHPQWSIIWLHGLGANGHDFEPIVPELVDPAWPPLRFVFPHAPERAITINGGMRMPAWYDISGQEIAQKQDEVGIRASIKLLEELITREHDRGIAPAHVLLAGFSQGGAIVLSGGVRHSGKLGGIIALSSYLPLAEKTAAECSAENRNLPIFIAHGTHDPVVAHALGLMSHDYLQQLGFAVDWHVYPMQHQLCLEEIHDLRAWITARIAAG